A window of the Euzebya pacifica genome harbors these coding sequences:
- a CDS encoding adenosylcobinamide amidohydrolase encodes MAPDHQLTVEGDRMVLVLDRPRPCVASTIVGGGIGTVRTWLNLEVPLSYDRVDPVAHLKERADDLEGPIVATMTAAAVDRWVEGRQGLAWVVATVGVSVPLAAAGSWEPHHGPGTINIAAVLDAPLDDAGLVNAVQTLTEAKAQAIADAGLLATNRDGVATGTATDSVLVAAAPIRSRPDAIDPSLWDGPSSFAGPATRVGHDLAMATHTAITAGVARWLADHPSTGTR; translated from the coding sequence GTGGCTCCAGACCACCAGCTGACCGTCGAGGGGGACCGCATGGTCCTCGTCCTCGACCGGCCCCGTCCCTGCGTGGCTTCCACCATCGTGGGTGGCGGCATCGGCACCGTGCGGACGTGGCTCAACCTGGAGGTGCCGCTGTCCTACGACCGGGTCGACCCGGTCGCGCACCTGAAGGAACGGGCCGACGACCTCGAGGGGCCGATCGTGGCCACCATGACCGCCGCCGCCGTCGATCGCTGGGTCGAGGGCCGACAGGGCCTGGCGTGGGTCGTGGCCACCGTGGGTGTGTCGGTGCCGCTGGCTGCGGCCGGCAGCTGGGAACCCCACCACGGCCCGGGGACGATCAACATCGCCGCCGTGCTCGACGCGCCGCTCGACGACGCCGGCCTGGTCAACGCCGTGCAGACGCTGACCGAGGCCAAGGCGCAGGCCATCGCCGACGCCGGCCTGCTGGCCACCAACCGTGACGGGGTCGCCACCGGCACGGCGACCGACTCCGTCCTCGTCGCGGCGGCGCCGATCCGGTCCCGCCCCGATGCCATCGACCCCTCGTTGTGGGACGGCCCGTCGTCCTTCGCCGGCCCCGCCACACGGGTCGGCCACGACCTGGCGATGGCGACCCACACCGCCATCACGGCCGGCGTTGCCCGCTGGCTGGCCGACCACCCCTCCACCGGAACCCGCTAG
- the hemB gene encoding porphobilinogen synthase, producing MTHQLDLPIRPRRNRTSPALRDLVRETTLTPADMLLPMFLHVDDHDVPIESMPGVTRWSLDGLVKEVGRVAGLGIRGVVLFPKIDDALKSSRGEECHNPDGLYPRAIRAIKDAHPEMLVITDVALDPYSSEGHDGIVAPDGRILNDETVEVLAKQAVCQADAGADIIAPSDMMDGRVEAIRDALDADGHTDVGIMSYTAKYASAFYGPFRGALDSAPKSGDKKTYQMDPGNVREALREYEQDVLEGADMVMVKPAGPYLDVIRRLAEVSTVPVAAYQVSGEYLMIAAASRAGWLDERAVAIETLTGIKRAGADIVLTYYADRVAEWLQTTS from the coding sequence ATGACCCATCAGCTGGACCTGCCGATCCGGCCGCGTCGCAACCGGACCAGCCCCGCGTTGCGTGACCTCGTCCGCGAGACCACCCTGACGCCGGCCGACATGCTGCTGCCGATGTTCCTGCACGTCGACGACCACGACGTGCCGATCGAGTCCATGCCCGGTGTGACCCGTTGGAGCCTCGATGGGCTCGTGAAGGAGGTCGGCCGGGTTGCGGGCCTGGGCATCCGTGGGGTGGTGCTGTTCCCCAAGATCGACGACGCGCTGAAGTCCTCCCGGGGCGAGGAGTGCCACAACCCCGACGGGCTGTATCCCCGCGCCATCCGCGCGATCAAGGACGCCCACCCCGAGATGCTCGTCATCACCGACGTCGCGCTCGACCCCTACTCCAGCGAGGGGCACGACGGCATCGTCGCCCCCGACGGACGGATCCTCAACGACGAGACCGTCGAGGTGCTCGCCAAGCAGGCCGTCTGCCAGGCCGACGCGGGCGCCGACATCATCGCGCCGAGCGACATGATGGACGGGCGGGTCGAGGCCATCCGCGACGCCCTCGATGCCGACGGCCACACCGACGTCGGGATCATGTCCTACACCGCCAAGTACGCCAGCGCCTTCTACGGCCCCTTCCGTGGTGCGCTGGACTCCGCCCCCAAGTCGGGCGACAAGAAGACCTACCAGATGGACCCCGGGAACGTCCGCGAGGCGCTCCGCGAGTACGAGCAGGACGTGCTCGAGGGTGCCGACATGGTCATGGTCAAGCCGGCCGGACCGTACCTCGACGTGATCCGGCGGCTGGCGGAGGTCTCGACGGTGCCGGTCGCTGCCTACCAGGTGAGCGGCGAGTACCTGATGATCGCCGCGGCCTCGCGGGCCGGTTGGCTCGACGAACGGGCGGTCGCCATCGAGACGTTGACCGGCATCAAGCGTGCCGGGGCCGACATCGTCCTGACCTACTACGCCGACCGGGTCGCCGAGTGGCTCCAGACCACCAGCTGA
- a CDS encoding cobyric acid synthase — translation MTHPAPAVLVAGTGSDAGKTTLVAALCRLLVDRGIDVAPFKAQNMALNSAVASDGGEIGRAQALQAAAARIPATTAMNPILLKPSGDRTSHVVVDGRPLQETDAVAYGPLTTRLWPHVRRALADLRTRHELVVCEGAGGVAEPNLRDRDLVNMGLAADADLPVVVVGDIERGGVFASLYGSWALQPDEDRQRIRGFVINRFRGDASLLDPAIEDLTARTGVPVLGVVPWVDGLGLDAEDSLGLRDLDGGPPVGEEGLRIAVLRLQRISNFTDIDALGREPGVTVTFTESAAAVADADLVVIPGTRATVADLDRLRQLGLDRALRDRATAGGPILGICGGYQMLGRAITDTVEGGGGTVAGLGLLPVETTFHVDKVVRRVSGDAPALGTDASGYEIRHGRTTVDAEAKVLVRDDDGRPGGVVAGPVMGTSWHGLADHDDTRRALLRWVAEQRGRRFVPGSVPAAAHREADLDRIAAVVADHVDVDRMLSLAGWRAVPSAGR, via the coding sequence GTGACCCATCCGGCGCCGGCGGTGCTCGTCGCCGGCACGGGCAGCGACGCTGGGAAGACCACCCTCGTCGCAGCCCTCTGTCGCCTGCTGGTCGACCGCGGCATCGACGTCGCACCGTTCAAGGCCCAGAACATGGCGCTCAACAGCGCGGTCGCCAGCGACGGTGGTGAGATCGGCCGGGCACAGGCGCTGCAGGCAGCCGCCGCCCGCATCCCCGCCACGACCGCCATGAACCCGATCCTGCTGAAGCCCAGCGGCGACCGGACCAGCCACGTCGTCGTCGACGGCCGGCCGCTGCAGGAGACCGACGCCGTGGCCTACGGGCCGCTGACGACCCGCCTGTGGCCCCACGTCCGCCGTGCGCTGGCGGACCTGCGGACCCGCCACGAGCTGGTGGTGTGCGAAGGCGCCGGGGGAGTGGCCGAACCGAACCTGCGCGATCGCGACCTGGTCAACATGGGCCTGGCCGCCGACGCCGACCTGCCCGTCGTGGTCGTCGGTGACATCGAGCGGGGCGGGGTCTTCGCCAGCCTCTACGGCTCGTGGGCACTGCAGCCCGACGAGGATCGGCAACGGATCCGTGGCTTCGTCATCAACCGGTTCCGCGGCGACGCCAGCCTGCTCGACCCGGCCATCGAGGACCTGACCGCCCGTACCGGCGTGCCCGTCCTCGGCGTGGTGCCGTGGGTCGACGGCCTCGGACTTGATGCCGAGGACTCCCTCGGCCTGCGCGATCTCGACGGCGGGCCACCCGTGGGGGAGGAGGGGCTGCGCATCGCCGTCCTCCGCCTGCAGCGGATCTCCAACTTCACCGACATCGACGCACTCGGCCGGGAGCCCGGCGTCACCGTGACCTTCACTGAGTCCGCCGCCGCCGTGGCCGACGCCGACCTCGTCGTCATCCCCGGTACCCGGGCGACCGTGGCCGACCTCGACCGCCTGCGCCAGCTGGGCCTGGACCGTGCCCTGCGGGACCGAGCGACCGCCGGGGGACCGATCCTCGGCATCTGCGGTGGCTACCAGATGCTGGGACGTGCCATCACCGACACCGTCGAGGGTGGGGGTGGCACCGTCGCCGGGCTGGGCCTGCTGCCCGTCGAGACCACGTTCCACGTCGACAAGGTCGTGCGTCGGGTCAGCGGCGACGCCCCGGCGCTCGGGACCGACGCCAGCGGCTACGAGATCCGCCACGGCCGGACGACGGTCGACGCCGAGGCGAAGGTCCTGGTCCGCGACGACGACGGACGGCCGGGAGGCGTGGTCGCCGGACCGGTCATGGGTACCTCGTGGCACGGGTTGGCCGACCACGACGACACCCGCCGGGCCCTGCTGCGGTGGGTGGCCGAGCAGCGCGGGCGCCGGTTCGTGCCCGGCAGCGTCCCTGCCGCCGCACACCGCGAAGCCGACCTCGACCGCATCGCCGCCGTCGTCGCCGACCACGTCGACGTCGACCGGATGTTGTCCCTCGCGGGCTGGCGGGCCGTCCCGTCGGCGGGCCGGTGA
- the sodX gene encoding nickel-type superoxide dismutase maturation protease: MAVLLAVLLGTARLVTLPRVTVEGPSMLPTLLPGDRLLVLPGPVRPGCLVVVSHPRNPGLLLVKRADAVDRRTVTVRGDNPSASTDSRHFGPVPRRLVLGRPVYRYSPADRSGWLWST; encoded by the coding sequence GTGGCCGTCCTGCTCGCCGTGCTCCTCGGAACGGCCCGCCTGGTGACCCTTCCCCGGGTCACGGTGGAGGGACCGAGCATGCTGCCGACGCTGCTGCCCGGCGACCGCCTGCTGGTCCTCCCTGGCCCCGTCCGGCCGGGCTGCCTCGTGGTGGTGAGCCACCCTCGCAACCCCGGCCTGCTGCTGGTCAAGCGGGCGGATGCGGTGGACCGTCGCACCGTCACGGTGCGTGGCGACAACCCGTCGGCCAGCACCGACTCCCGCCATTTCGGCCCGGTCCCCCGACGCCTGGTCCTCGGCCGTCCCGTCTACCGCTACTCCCCCGCCGACCGCTCCGGCTGGCTCTGGTCGACCTGA
- a CDS encoding ABC transporter substrate-binding protein, whose translation MSDAIASLIPSGTDIAAALGLGDRLVGVSHECDHAIAEGKPVLTSSILDLTMTPGEIDAAVSASVADGHSLYRTDRPLLHELDPALVLSQDVCDVCAVNGEVARGDVPEGAELIMLTAVRLAHLWEDLARVGKAAGVVDAAERVIADAKQDLTAVAESVAGVERPRIVALEWGDPYFIAGHWVPELIDLAGGVDALAQPGEASRRVTPEEVAEADPDMILFVPCGYSLEQSVEEARGLPLAGLRAVEEGRFWAMDATRLFSRCTPQAVVSGARALASVMHPDRAGTPTPADAVRITLP comes from the coding sequence GTGTCCGATGCCATCGCCAGCCTCATCCCGTCCGGAACCGACATCGCCGCTGCCCTCGGGCTCGGTGATCGGTTGGTCGGCGTCTCCCACGAGTGCGACCACGCGATCGCCGAGGGGAAGCCGGTGCTGACCAGCTCGATCCTCGACCTGACGATGACGCCGGGCGAGATCGACGCCGCGGTCAGCGCGTCCGTTGCCGACGGCCACAGCCTGTACCGCACCGACCGACCCCTCCTTCACGAGCTCGACCCCGCGCTGGTCCTCAGCCAGGACGTGTGCGACGTGTGCGCCGTCAACGGTGAGGTCGCCCGTGGCGACGTGCCGGAGGGCGCCGAGCTCATCATGCTGACCGCGGTCCGCCTGGCCCACCTCTGGGAGGACCTGGCGCGGGTCGGCAAGGCCGCAGGTGTGGTCGACGCCGCCGAACGCGTGATCGCTGACGCCAAGCAGGACCTGACGGCGGTCGCCGAGTCGGTGGCCGGTGTGGAGCGACCCCGCATCGTGGCGCTGGAGTGGGGCGACCCGTACTTCATCGCTGGCCACTGGGTGCCCGAGCTGATCGACCTCGCCGGCGGCGTCGACGCGTTGGCGCAGCCGGGTGAGGCATCCCGCCGGGTCACCCCCGAGGAGGTTGCCGAGGCCGACCCCGACATGATCCTGTTCGTCCCCTGCGGCTACTCCCTCGAGCAGTCGGTGGAGGAGGCACGCGGCCTGCCGCTCGCCGGCCTGCGTGCCGTCGAGGAAGGCCGGTTCTGGGCGATGGACGCCACCCGGCTGTTCAGCCGCTGCACCCCGCAGGCCGTCGTCAGCGGCGCCCGCGCGCTGGCCTCGGTCATGCACCCCGACCGCGCCGGCACCCCCACCCCCGCCGACGCCGTCCGCATCACCCTCCCCTGA
- the sodN gene encoding superoxide dismutase, Ni → MLQRILALTDRVSAPRTAHAHCDLMCGVYDPAQARIEAESVLKITEKYQDSDDPVFKDRAIFIKEERAELVKHHLSVLWTDYFKPPHVEQFPQLHDLFWRAIKAAGDAKKSVDPADGQKLLDLIDEIAEIFAETKKG, encoded by the coding sequence ATGCTCCAGCGAATCCTCGCCCTGACCGACCGCGTCAGCGCCCCGCGCACGGCGCACGCCCACTGCGACCTGATGTGTGGTGTCTACGACCCCGCCCAGGCCCGCATCGAGGCCGAGTCGGTCCTCAAGATCACCGAGAAGTACCAGGACAGCGACGACCCGGTCTTCAAGGACCGCGCGATCTTCATCAAGGAAGAGCGCGCCGAGCTGGTCAAGCACCACCTGTCCGTGCTGTGGACCGACTACTTCAAGCCGCCGCACGTCGAGCAGTTCCCGCAGCTGCACGACCTGTTCTGGCGCGCCATCAAGGCCGCTGGTGACGCCAAGAAGAGCGTCGACCCGGCCGACGGCCAGAAGCTGCTCGACCTGATCGACGAGATCGCCGAGATCTTCGCCGAGACCAAGAAGGGTTAG